In a single window of the Lineus longissimus chromosome 4, tnLinLong1.2, whole genome shotgun sequence genome:
- the LOC135486331 gene encoding uncharacterized protein LOC135486331, whose product MEVILKSNDRCFHLLDEVRGHLDNGRNADALRVARIIRGDGDSFKTNIHAAVARLEGALESKKSELEDSQNKCHKLDKEEEQLREKLGEDLVEHMLCDLFSTVFECGAQAAESARDEAQRAYAQAAEDRSGFHPLHLVPVFGWAALAAKKINGSARMNQARQHQEAAENMIKISKDLKSASEAAGQEAMQRFAVVHGERIECLEQFGRIHQQCGELKESISIILKGSKALENILALTDSACGGTDALKATLEEGQKTPALLASRGTQTTINVTEKRWGELCFNSEKKNAVFRYFTTFVIWCRQR is encoded by the exons ATGGAGGTCATATTGAAATCCAACGATCGATGTTTCCATCTCCTTGATGAGGTCAGAGGTCATCTTGACAACGGACGTAATGCAGACGCTTTGCGAGTTGCCAGAATCATCAGAGGAGACGGCGATTCTTTTAAAACGAACATACACGCCGCTGTAGCGAGGCTTGAAGGAGCCTTGGAATCAAAGAAGTCAGAGCTGGAAGACTCTCAAAATAAATGTCATAAGCTTGATAAGGAAGAGGAGCAACTTCGAGAGAAGCTTGGTGAAGACCTTGTCGAGCATATGCTCTGTGATCTCTTCAGCACTGTGTTCGAATGTGGGGCGCAGGCGGCGGAGAGCGCGAGGGACGAAGCCCAAAGAGCGTACGCACAGGCTGCGGAGGACCGGAGTGGGTTTCACCCCCTTCATCTTGTTCCCGTATTTGGTTGGGCTGCTCTGGCTGCGAAGAAGATCAATGGGTCAGCTCGCATGAATCAGGCACGTCAGCATCAGGAGGCAGCCGAAAACATGattaaaattagcaaagatCTTAAGAGCGCATCGGAAGCAGCTGGACAGGAGGCTATGCAGAGGTTCGCGGTGGTCCATGGAGAGCGCATTGAATGTTTAGAGCAGTTTGGTCGTATCCACCAGCAATGTGGAGAGCTAAAGGAAAGTATTAGTATTATATTGAAGGGCAGCAAGGCTCTAGAGAACATCCTTGCTCTGACCGACTCGGCTTGTGGTGGAACAGATGCGTTGAAGGCAACCCTCGAGGAGGGGCAGAAGACCCCGGCGCTACTTGCCTCCAGAGGGACACAGACGACGATCAATGTGACCGAGAAGCGCTGGGGCGAG CTTTGTTTCAACTCTGAGAAGAAAAACGCAGTATTCCGTTATTTTACCACGTTCGTGATTTGGTGCAGACAACGTTAA
- the LOC135487161 gene encoding uncharacterized protein LOC135487161, translated as MMNTCDYGEEYSPPGLDVTDQCCDLLEAARECLCRGQVDNAIAYIKIFRDDGDYLLIALESICAHLEDATETRVELLKGLNDEKKLLKEDELMYQETNSEYLDAMKDAKWQKDHLQWLKHEADQKHCKAERAFEENKIEREAVRVWYFIPIVGWIAWGVKNRSCDAKMAKEKEVMDEAREQTTNAEASRDVLDALLEEDERKLRDAKEKLRKCELKIAEHHQLTGDLKKAFSVALRAKIAVEGIIHLTENACGNVEELEQILDICLTRPALGKSGGTALKFEHTAMSWNEVKDMIRANGRLLNHPTLSIKI; from the exons ATGATGAATACTTGTGATTACGGCGAAGAATATTCTCC gCCTGGTCTTGACGTCACTGACCAATGCTGTGACCTACTAGAGGCGGCTCGTGAATGCCTGTGCAGAGGCCAAGTAGACAATGCAATTGCTTACATCAAAATATTCCGCGACGATGGTGACTACCTCCTCATCGCCCTGGAGAGCATATGTGCACATCTAGAAGACGCTACCGAGACGCGGGTGGAACTGTTGAAAGGTTTGAATGATGAGAAGAAACTGTTGAAAGAAGACGAGCTGATGTATCAGGAGACTAACTCAGAGTACCTGGATGCTATGAAGGATGCGAAATGGCAGAAGGATCATTTGCAGTGGCTTAAACACGAGGCTGATCAGAAGCACTGCAAGGCGGAGCGAGCCTTCGAGGAAAACAAGATCGAGAGAGAGGCAGTTCGTGTTTGGTATTTCATCCCAATCGTCGGGTGGATTGCTTGGGGAGTGAAGAACCGCTCTTGCGACGCCAAAATGGCAAAGGAAAAAGAGGTGATGGATGAAGCCAGAGAGCAGACGACAAACGCTGAGGCGTCACGTGATGTTTTGGACGCCTTGTTGGAAGAAGACGAAAGAAAGCTACGCGATGCCAAGGAAAAACTGCGAAAGTGTGAACTAAAAATTGCGGAGCATCATCAACTGACTGGTGATTTGAAGAAGGCTTTCAGCGTGGCTCTACGCGCTAAGATAGCTGTGGAAGGGATCATACACTTGACTGAAAACGCTTGTGGTAATGTTGAGGAGCTGGAACAGATTCTTGATATCTGCCTGACCAGGCCCGCACTCGGAAAATCTGGCGGGACAGCACTAAAGTTCGAGCACACAGCAATGAGCTGGAATGAAGTTAAGGACATGATCAGAGCTAATGGAAGACTGttgaaccaccctaccttgtctATTAAAATATAG